From the Alkalibacter rhizosphaerae genome, one window contains:
- the cysK gene encoding cysteine synthase A yields MAKIAKSITELIGNTPLLELQNMKEAEGFAGNILAKLEFFNPASSVKDRIGYAMVKDAEEKGLLTPDTVIIEPTSGNTGIALAFVAAARKYKLVLTMPETMSVERRNLLKQLGAKIVLTPGSEGMKGAIAKAQELAKDYPKAIILQQFENPANPQIHRETTAEEIWRDTDGKVDVFIAGIGTGGTITGVGEVLKSRNPKVQIIAVEPFDSAILSGEKPGPHKIQGIGAGFVPGVLNTDVIDEIVKVKNDDAFAMAKKAAAVEGLLVGISAGAALHAAAEVAGRKENKDKNIVVLLPDTGERYLSTPLFQDKE; encoded by the coding sequence ATGGCAAAAATAGCAAAGAGCATAACGGAGCTCATCGGAAACACACCCCTGCTGGAACTTCAAAACATGAAAGAAGCGGAAGGTTTCGCCGGCAACATCCTGGCCAAGCTGGAGTTTTTTAATCCCGCCAGCAGTGTGAAAGACAGGATCGGATACGCCATGGTCAAGGACGCAGAAGAAAAAGGCCTTTTGACACCAGATACGGTGATCATCGAGCCTACAAGCGGGAATACGGGCATCGCCCTGGCATTTGTAGCGGCGGCGAGAAAGTACAAGCTGGTTTTGACCATGCCGGAGACCATGAGCGTGGAACGACGAAATCTTTTGAAGCAGTTGGGAGCGAAGATCGTACTCACCCCGGGTAGCGAGGGGATGAAAGGGGCCATCGCCAAGGCCCAGGAACTGGCCAAAGACTATCCCAAGGCCATTATTCTGCAGCAGTTTGAAAACCCCGCCAACCCTCAGATCCATCGGGAGACCACAGCGGAAGAGATATGGCGGGACACGGATGGAAAGGTGGATGTTTTCATTGCAGGCATCGGAACAGGAGGAACCATCACCGGAGTGGGAGAAGTATTGAAATCCAGAAATCCCAAGGTTCAGATCATTGCCGTGGAACCTTTTGATTCGGCCATTCTTTCCGGCGAGAAGCCGGGCCCTCACAAGATCCAGGGGATCGGGGCCGGATTTGTGCCCGGGGTATTGAACACGGATGTCATCGACGAGATCGTGAAAGTGAAAAACGACGATGCATTTGCAATGGCGAAAAAAGCCGCCGCCGTAGAAGGATTGCTGGTGGGGATCTCCGCAGGAGCCGCCCTACATGCCGCCGCGGAAGTGGCTGGTCGGAAAGAAAACAAGGACAAGAACATTGTCGTACTTCTTCCCGACACGGGAGAGCGATACTTGTCCACTCCCCTGTTTCAAGACAAGGAATGA
- a CDS encoding RrF2 family transcriptional regulator: MKISTKGRYGIRAMVDLAVHFTGEHEALGNIAQRQGISNNYLEQVFSTLRKAGLVKSIKGSQGGYLLAKDPKEITAKMILEVLEGDLSVVDEKKEGAASTESIQYYLKGQLWEKINNSVQKVVEDITLDELAKGYSEYLGNPEPMYYI; the protein is encoded by the coding sequence ATGAAGATTTCCACGAAAGGCCGGTATGGCATACGAGCCATGGTGGATCTGGCCGTTCATTTTACCGGAGAGCACGAAGCCCTTGGCAACATCGCCCAGCGGCAGGGGATCTCCAACAACTATCTGGAACAGGTATTTTCCACGTTGCGAAAAGCAGGGCTGGTGAAAAGCATCAAGGGTTCTCAGGGGGGATACCTGCTGGCAAAGGACCCCAAGGAGATCACCGCCAAAATGATCCTGGAGGTATTGGAAGGGGATCTGTCCGTGGTCGATGAAAAAAAAGAAGGGGCGGCATCCACCGAATCCATCCAATATTATCTAAAAGGACAACTTTGGGAGAAGATCAATAACAGCGTTCAGAAAGTGGTGGAAGACATCACCCTGGATGAACTGGCAAAGGGGTATTCCGAATATCTGGGAAACCCGGAGCCCATGTATTACATATAG
- a CDS encoding GNAT family N-acetyltransferase: MLRQARPEDLAAITALMNENIRNSTAVYHYEERRLEDVTRWYDDKQRRKHPLFVAEEAGVFLGYGTFGPYRPHDGYARTVEHSVYVDKNHQGKGVGGALLEALIEAAQRDGYHAMVAYIDAENQQSIRLHERKGFQNCGRLREVGYKFGRYLDLVIMERLLLEEKTGKGNREEPCSQG, encoded by the coding sequence ATGCTTCGACAGGCAAGGCCGGAGGATCTGGCGGCCATCACGGCATTGATGAACGAAAACATTCGAAATTCTACGGCAGTCTACCATTACGAGGAAAGACGGCTGGAAGATGTAACACGCTGGTACGATGACAAGCAACGTCGCAAACACCCCCTGTTTGTTGCGGAAGAAGCCGGCGTTTTTTTGGGATACGGCACCTTTGGCCCCTATCGTCCTCATGACGGGTATGCAAGGACAGTGGAACATTCCGTCTACGTGGATAAAAATCACCAGGGAAAGGGTGTGGGAGGAGCCTTGCTGGAGGCCTTGATCGAGGCAGCCCAAAGGGACGGATATCACGCCATGGTGGCGTATATCGATGCGGAAAACCAACAAAGCATCCGCCTCCACGAAAGGAAGGGGTTCCAGAATTGCGGCCGTCTTCGGGAGGTGGGATACAAGTTTGGGAGGTATTTGGATCTGGTGATCATGGAAAGATTGCTTTTGGAGGAAAAGACAGGAAAAGGAAACCGGGAAGAACCCTGTTCACAGGGCTGA